In Oncorhynchus gorbuscha isolate QuinsamMale2020 ecotype Even-year linkage group LG03, OgorEven_v1.0, whole genome shotgun sequence, the DNA window ACAAACCTCAACTTGGTATCAGAGGGGACTGTGCATGCTGCCTTATATAATCTCAGATCTGTcagatacagtatgtatagtTAGAATTTAAATGTGCATGTATATACACCACAggatgctgctgaggggaggacagctcataataatggccggaatggAGTGAATGAAATCATACATATTTGACACCATTCCAgtcattctgctccagccattaccacaagcccttcctccccaattaaggtgccagcaATCTCCTGTCATATACAGTACAAAATATtaaaggacaccttcctaatatttatggagttctctcccccccccacccacatacatgtctcaattgtctcaagactttaaaattattctttaacctgtctcctcccttcatctacactgattgaagtgacatcaataggggatcatagctttcacctggtcagtctgtcatggaaagagcagatgttcataatcttttgtacactcagtgtatatatgtgTTGGAAGTGTGTATGTCATGCCTCGTTTAGCCTTGACAGTATAATAGTTTTTCTATTTTTGTAAATGAAGGACCAAATCATTTAACCCCACTTAATATACATTGTTTTATGCACTATATGTAGTAGAACACTTTACTACTCTGAAATGAAGTTTGAATAAAATACAATTTGTTCAGATATTGTTTTTTTATTGTACATGCATGGAAAGGCCAATGAAGGCACTTGAGACTAAGACAGTCTGTGGGGAGACTCCTAACTTCCACTTTTAGACATAAAAAGAGTAGATATTACTGGTGTATCACAGCTCTGTCTACACATGGATTATATCTGGTAGGTTACATGTGTATTTAACATGATGTTCCCTACTATAAAACAGTATAAGAATATAATCTACTTCCCCCATTAACAATATTGACCTTAAAAAAACTAAACATAATTACAGCAAGTTAGTGAACAAAGGCTTCATGCATGTGTAAGACAAAACATAAGACATGTTGTTTAGAGAAGGCTTTGAAAATTCTTAACATTTGAGAAAAGTGAGAAATAGACTCCGAGGTGAAACAACACAGTTGAGACCTGAAATGTATCAATTTGTATTGTTTTTTTAGTGGGCATAATAAAAAAGAACCCTTTAAAAAACAGTGACTTAGTACTATTTTCACTCAAAAAATATTTCAAGATGGAATCCGCAGTAGGGGAAACAGCGCTACTGTCCGCCACACCGCCATTGTTTTGTTGGCGAACCGGAGGTAAGGAGCCTCACAACAAAATAAAAATGCAGAAtatattctgctgttctattaCACGTCCAATGATGTCAGAGAGTAAAAACGGTGTTTGCTGTTTACAGTAACCTCTTTGTTGTGGCAAACGGACATAGCAGTTTCACCAtgaaggattccagctttaaacATCAGGAGATAATCACTATAACGTGATAGTTCTAGTGAACATATTGCAATCTCTCTGATATCGGTAGGTCACACATTCATTAAACTGTGCCTAGATATACAAACATAGTGGACCTGGATTATGTGGTGGACATTTAGCCCAAGCCAAACACTGGGTGTATATTATAACATTGTTATTACATTTGTGTTTCTCATAATCTCCCTGACAGAGACATTATCACAAAACAAATAGCAATACATTTAGTGCTTGGTTGGTTTTTTCTTGAACAAATCATCATCTTATAAATACACCAAATAAATGTATGTTTTCTAATGTCAATCCCCTGAGTATACTGAGCAGTACAACACATACCCTGGAAAAGGTTCCGTATTTAAAGTAAGCCTGGTCTCTGGGTATTCTGTACAAACCCCTACATGTCTACTGTGTCCACGCCACACAAATTAAGATGAATGCAGACATAATCTCTGATGCTATTCAGTAACAGAGGCTTACATTTAGTGTAATAATAGTTGCTTTCACCAGAGAAGAGGCATGTCTATAACTAACCATAATTAGGACAATGAAAGTCCATAAAAACAGCTGTATGAAAAATAGTCAGCGAAAGTAAGATCCGTAAACCCaaaagatagatatatatatatatatatatatagtatttaCAGAGTTGTAAAAAAACAATGACTTAAGGGCTTTAAGGCCCTACTGAGACGAATCGAATAGAGCCCAACCAAGCTGTACTAACTGTAGTTGCTGTAACTAGCAGAGTTTGGTTCAGGCTGGCacagtagtgtgaaaagggtgtagtgtagtgtggatgTCCTGAAGCACCTCTGGAGTGTGTTCTGATGTGTTGGTGGTGTTGGAGACACACCCACTACTTCCTGATGGGGTCTTCAGTGTACCATATGAGAACCTCTCGGGCTCGTCGACCCAATCCAAGAGCAGCCATGCCAAGAGCCCTGCTGCCCCTTGTTACTTTGGCCTCTGCAGGACAACACATGGACGGTTCAACTTTGTTTTGTTCCCCAACAAATAATCATGATAGCATTGACAACTTCAACCTAATGAAAACTGAATAGGTGTAAAAGCACAAAACCAATGAAAAAGCTTGCCCTGTCAGATATGAGATGCAAACACTAGAGCATTTTAAATTACATAAAAAGACACTTTTTAAAATCGGTGATGTTATTGTTTTCATCttttgtgttttatgttattttTCTCATTCTTTTCACTGCTTCTTCCTTGTTTGTTTCATTGTAAAGTGTCATCCGATtgcactttaaataaagtttgatttgtcATAACATGAAGATGCAATATTATGCTTGACTTTTCTTTTTTTAAGTCTACAGGAGTACAGACGAGCTGTAAAAAATGTATGATTTCTGGTGTTCCTAATGGTCTGTTTTCTTtggaaaagaaaaaaaaaatttaCTCACCGCCATAGTAATGTAGTAGAGCCACCCCAACTGCAACACTGAAACAACTCAGGAAGAACATatgacctggagagggaagagagagcagaagacagtATGTGAGAAAGAGAGGTATGTACCGTAAAGGGCATGTGTGTTTACAGTACATGTGTTGGTAAGTGACAGAGTGTGCACTTTCTGTGAGTATAGCTTACCTCTGTCGTTTAGCACATATCTCTGCTGAGTGGGTGAGGCTGCAGTCGTGAACAGGTCTATAGAATCTGGTAAAGAGATTGCAAAATGTCAGCGATAATGTCATCCTCactcaatcaaattttatttgtcacatgtgccgaatacaacacgtgtagactttacagtgaaatgcttacttacaagcccttaaacaacaatgcacaGTTaataaaaataagtgttaagagagtatttactaaaataaactggaGTAAAAAAAGGTATTTTGGTGTGAATAATAATGAGAGCAAATGTCAGATCTCCAGTGACTGATTGACAGTCGGAGAGACTAACCTCTGAGGCGGAGACGTGTGGGTAGGCTGAAGTACACCTCTTCCACATGCAGGTGAAGTGCCCGGTAGAACTCCCGGCAGGCCTCTTCACCTTTCCCATGCAGGTGAGCCAGGAGCTCTGCCAGTCGGACGCAGGTGGGCACATCAAGGTCCCTAAACTGGATCATCAAATCATATTCAGCATTCCAGGAATTCAGAAACACATTTTCTGTGAACGCTAGCCTATTACTCAATTTTAacattgtgttacagtctgtcTGGCGCTGGTCTGACAATTAAACAAGTAGTCATTCTCAGACTCTTAGTACCAGTGGAAGTTACCACTACCCTGGGTCCAAATTATTTTACTGGGGAGCAAGACTCACTTTGGTGGCCTCCTTGTCTGTGAGGATCTGCGGGTAGATCCTGTTGAGCTGCAGGATGACCTTATCCACTAGTTCTGTGTCCAGACGACGGTCTGCCCTAAGGAACCGACTGTCCTCCAGCAGCTGGTCATGGAAGCTGTCTGACAGTCACATTGGAATGAATCACAACatgaaaattataataataaaatgGGAAGACATGAGGATCACACAGTTCATATTTGGGCAAGGATATGGAATGATTGACTCCCTAAATGAGGATATGggatatacagtataaacaaACTAGGACAGTGAAATCTCAAAAGTCAAAGTTTGAAGAGGCATTTACAGCAGAATGAAATCtagttacattttttacatttggaACGTTTTGACAGAATAGGTAGACTATGCCAGGTCGACATTGATTGTCTGGACATGGCTTGTCCTAAAATAGCCAAGTACACGTAGTGACTCAAGGGTGAAATGTTAGTTAAATGCCTTGTAATAGCCTCGCTGGCTGCTCTCGGGCACATGATTTTCTTCGGTAGCCTATACTTGCCTCTTAAGAAAATGTGTTGAATTCAgctcagtctgtgtgtgtctaatgCTAGTAATGTACAGTATCTTTTTGTGTTAGAATGTGTACACGGGTAGGGTACAGCAACTTGTGATATCATGTTACATTAGTTCAAAGGCAGGCGCGAGGTTGTAGCCTACACCAGACACAATGTTGCTTAATCTGCCGGGAACACTACACGTTGTAAAGGGTTAGGCTACCAAGTGTTAGCACGATAGCAAACGTTGGAAGTGCCATGTCATTGCCATTCAAAACTCTCGAAAAGACAAGGAAGAAGCTGTCCACTTGTTGACAACCATGCTCTCCCGCCCAGACTGGTTACGTTACGTTCAAGCACAATATCATGTGGGTAAGTGTAAATGATACAATTAATTTTAAAAACATATCCATGGCATAAAAACAGAAAATACACTAGTACTATATTATAAGAAGTCTCCGCCAAACCTCCCATTGTGGAGTCGCTTCTGTTCTTTGTTAGGACCCTCCCTCGAGATCATCAACCCGTTgttcactagttaccacagccacgaAGTCATAATTATGGCTAAACCCGCGTATTTCTACAAATTATCTTCTTAAAATCTggttttaaacctaaccttaaacacaCTGCTAACATTATATTCAACCCTAAACATAAATTAGGGCGAATTTTCCCGCCATACATTTTACGATGACCTTCATTAGCCAACTTTGTGGCTggggtaactagtgacaacccatCAATCAAACACAACTGCAGGGAGTGGCTATTATAACTTCCCCGGAAATGCCCAATACCACGTATCCATGACTAAATGTATCAAAGGTACACATTGAATATAAAGTAGCCTAACTTTCGGTTATTTCAGTGAGATTTAACATCCATAATGCGGGATATGTAAAAAAGTTGTAAGTGCCATGAAAATGTGTTATGATTTGATCTCGTTTGATTTACAGTAAGGCCCAATATCACGCATTTTAGGATTAAGCTATTATGGCTATATTTGTATTGACTAATGCATGTTGGAAAACTTCCTAAATTAATACACAGGTCATTTTACAGGGACACATTGAATGACTGAAGCATAAATATGATTAGATAGTgaagatactgtagaatagatcaataaatacacacattcacatttgttgttgttgttttggctctgtactccaacactttggatttgaaaatatacaatgactatgaggttaaagtgcttTAATTTGAGGGAATTTTCACCCATACTTTGTTGGACCAAAAGTATTAGTACAAATTCACTTGTGTGTATAAAATTAGTAAAAAGTTAAGTTTTTTGTCCCATATTCATAACGCACAATGATTACACCAAGCTTGTGACTggtggatgcatttgctgtttgttttggttgtgtttcagatcatTTGGTGcaaaaatgaatggtaaataatgtattgtaattttggagtcacttatattgtaaataagaatataatatgtttctaaacactccTACATTAATATGGATGCTTCCATaattacagataatcctgaataaatggtgaataatgatgaatgagaaagttacaaaggcataaatatcataccccctcAAAATTCTAACCTCAcactattgtaatggtgagaggttagcatgtcttgggggtttgATATTTatgtgtctgtaactttctcactcatcattattcacaggATTAtctgtgctatgaatatgggaccaaataattAACTTTTTACTattatacacatactgtataagtGAATTGTTACCCTAAAATGagaggactatgtacaaaaagtactctaatttctaaacggttcactcGATATGGTTGAAAATACCCTCGAATTAAagatgacagtctgcactttaacctcataggaTAACCTCATTGTATCCTTTAACATCCAAAgttctggagtacagagccaaaacaacaaaacatttgtaaCTGTCCTAATACTTTTGCAGCTCACACTATATAAAATATAATCCCAACACCACATTAAGACTAAAGTGAAGTTTATTTGGCATACCTTTAGGCAGAATAAAGACTAAAGTGAGGTTTACTTGGCATACCTTTAGGCAGAATAAAGACTAAAGTGAGGTTTACTTGGCATACCTTTAGGCAGAATAAAGACTAAAGTGAGGTTTACTTGGCATACCTTTAGGCAGAATAAAGACTAAAGTGAAGTTTATTTGGCATACCTTTAGGCAGAATAAAGGTAACTATGAAACATGCACCTTGCCAGTGCAACATCATCATCATACAGGTAGGCTGTTGACTTCTATTGAGCACACATCTCACCTACCATCTCCATCCAGTCTCTTGAAGATGACATGAAAAAAAGGCATCGATATGGTATCAATATGGCAATAATCATAATCCACATTATCGACAATGCCAACATACATGACattgttaaaaaataaatacaaacaaGTGAAGTTATTTAGTACAAAGATATACAACTCAATTAGGATCAAGATTGTGAGTAAGAAGTAGTAGTAAAATGTAACAATAGCATcagcagacaaacagacagagaatgTTTATACTGTGTTTCTATATCGATTGCGTTCAAATTGCACTTGTAAAAAAAGAGAATCCCAAATGTAACTTTTATTGCATCAACAATAAATTAAATGGCACTGCAGATGTGTTCATGACTTAACTTAGTCTGTTTGTTGAAATCACAACAACACTTTTAGAGGATGTAAAAAGGGCTCATAAAATTGCATTAAAACAGACAATACAAAAAGTCTCCACCATAGTCGCCTGAACTTTGCCATACAAAGGTAGAGTATAAATACGTATTTGCATTAGTAATCTCTCCCTCAGCCATCACCGAAAACGCTCTGAACCACTATTAACTAGACAGCCAAAGTTAACAGCTGTGGTATCATTACTCTTAAAATAAGGTTTATCgattaataataatcataataatagcCCCTAAATTTGCAACTCTGCATGCTTGCAGGATGGCAGAATCACTTCACACAATTCACCACAGTTCCTATTATTTTCCTCAATCTGTTATTGACTGGGGTCATAACCTCTCACCACAATTCTCAAAGACATAGAAAACATTCAAATCTAAATGTGGCTTCTCTTTTGTGGACAGAACAAACTACTGGTCTAAAaagtacccactgggcacacactggttgaatgtCCTGCTGGAACATCCTGCTCTCACTGGTTAACCTTTTTTAAGCACATTATCAATATGTGACAAGAtttgaaaaaaagagagaaaaaactaATTCCAATTTAAGATGTTCATCTATGTGCTTGTAGAGAATGTCTGTTAGCTTGTGAGTCCTATTGAATATTGACCCCAGAGAAAACTGGAGCAAGTTAGTTCCTATGACTTTGCTGGTTTGCTCTCCATGGAAATGTTGTTATCAATCTGACAGTTATATAATGACAAAAGCTCAAATATTTAAATGACTAATTAATGCTCCAATGACCAAACATGTAACAATTCTTAAAAGCGTATGAACACCTCACAAATTCACTGAGGTGTGAATTACAAGCAAAAAAAGAGAAATAAAAAGACATGAAAAGTGTGCAGTCATCAGGGGAAACACAGACAGAGTAATA includes these proteins:
- the LOC124028113 gene encoding caspase recruitment domain-containing protein 19-like, which encodes MGDSFHDQLLEDSRFLRADRRLDTELVDKVILQLNRIYPQILTDKEATKFRDLDVPTCVRLAELLAHLHGKGEEACREFYRALHLHVEEVYFSLPTRLRLRDSIDLFTTAASPTQQRYVLNDRGHMFFLSCFSVAVGVALLHYYGEAKVTRGSRALGMAALGLGRRAREVLIWYTEDPIRK